One window of Phycisphaeraceae bacterium genomic DNA carries:
- a CDS encoding iron ABC transporter permease → MVALLGITLIYPILLTIRGGFVADVATGRGWSLEPLSLLFRDPTRVAGLLNAAKVAITTTFISILIGLPLAVLSVRYTFPGKKLLQAGILIPLILPPFVGAIGLQMIIGRTGSLNTLLGTDWDILGSARFWGVVIVEALHLYPIIYLNATAALANIDPAMEEAAESLGASPWQRLRTITLPLIRSGIFAGATIVLIWSFTELGTPLVFEYRVITPVQIFDGLKQVENSAEPYALTFVLLACAVGMYLVGKLMFGGRGYEMQSKASRASTETALSPTGGIVATCVFAFVTFIALVPHLGVILTSISEPWAWYRSVLPKDFTSQHYQTALSDPLAFGSIINSLTYSSLAVVLNLGLGLLAGYLIARTKVRGRNLLDAMCMLPLAVPGLVMAFGYIAATLRWPFGDGPLGSIVSVFGNEPNPLPILVIAYAVRRLPYIVRSTVSGLEQTSVSLEEAAINLGATKVGAFRRIVIPLIMANLIAGSLLVFSFSMLEVSDSLLLAQKESDYPVTKAIYTFANRLADGQFVASAMGVWGMILLTVTLVGASLLIGKKLGATFRV, encoded by the coding sequence ATGGTGGCCCTTTTGGGTATCACACTGATCTATCCCATCCTGCTGACGATCCGTGGCGGCTTCGTTGCGGATGTTGCGACAGGAAGAGGTTGGTCATTGGAACCACTCTCGCTCCTGTTCCGCGACCCAACGCGCGTGGCGGGGCTGCTGAACGCTGCGAAGGTGGCCATCACGACAACGTTCATCTCGATTCTGATAGGGCTCCCACTTGCGGTGTTGAGTGTGCGCTACACATTCCCCGGCAAGAAGCTGTTGCAAGCTGGTATTCTCATTCCGCTTATCCTGCCGCCGTTCGTTGGTGCAATCGGATTGCAGATGATCATTGGGCGCACAGGTTCACTCAACACACTGCTTGGCACAGACTGGGATATCCTCGGCAGCGCTCGCTTCTGGGGCGTGGTCATCGTTGAGGCCCTCCACCTCTATCCGATCATCTATCTCAACGCGACAGCTGCGCTTGCGAACATTGACCCCGCGATGGAAGAAGCAGCAGAGAGCCTCGGTGCAAGTCCATGGCAGCGACTCCGCACGATCACGCTCCCACTCATCCGATCCGGCATCTTCGCCGGCGCAACCATCGTGCTTATCTGGTCGTTTACAGAACTCGGCACACCACTGGTGTTTGAGTATCGCGTCATCACACCCGTGCAGATCTTCGATGGTCTAAAGCAGGTGGAAAACTCCGCCGAACCATACGCACTCACATTCGTTCTGCTCGCGTGCGCTGTAGGCATGTACCTTGTCGGCAAGCTCATGTTCGGCGGACGCGGATACGAGATGCAGTCCAAAGCCTCTCGCGCAAGCACCGAAACCGCACTCTCACCCACGGGCGGCATTGTCGCGACGTGCGTGTTCGCGTTTGTCACCTTCATCGCGCTCGTACCGCACCTTGGCGTGATTCTGACCAGCATCTCAGAGCCATGGGCATGGTACAGGTCTGTCCTGCCGAAAGACTTTACCAGTCAGCACTACCAGACTGCGCTCTCAGATCCACTCGCGTTCGGATCGATCATCAATAGTCTGACGTACTCATCGCTCGCGGTGGTGCTGAATCTTGGTCTTGGCTTGCTTGCAGGTTATCTGATCGCGCGCACAAAGGTGCGCGGGCGAAACCTGCTCGATGCGATGTGCATGCTCCCGCTCGCAGTACCGGGGCTTGTCATGGCGTTCGGCTACATCGCAGCAACACTTCGCTGGCCGTTCGGCGATGGCCCGCTCGGATCCATCGTCTCTGTCTTTGGCAACGAGCCGAACCCGCTGCCCATTCTTGTCATCGCATACGCAGTGCGCAGACTGCCGTACATCGTGCGCTCGACGGTGTCCGGTCTTGAGCAGACCTCGGTGTCACTTGAAGAGGCTGCGATCAATCTCGGCGCGACGAAGGTCGGCGCGTTCAGACGGATCGTCATCCCGCTCATCATGGCGAATCTCATCGCGGGCTCGCTCCTCGTGTTCAGTTTTTCGATGCTGGAGGTCTCGGACTCGCTCCTGCTCGCCCAGAAGGAGTCAGACTATCCTGTCACCAAGGCGATCTACACATTCGCCAACAGGCTCGCAGACGGGCAGTTTGTCGCGTCAGCAATGGGTGTATGGGGCATGATCCTATTGACAGTCACGCTGGTGGGTGCGTCGCTCCTCATCGGGAAGAAACTTGGTGCCACATTCCGCGTGTAG
- a CDS encoding DEAD/DEAH box helicase yields MTARPLFDSDTSEHSGTSPASENDAPKTKRRRRRRSKKSSGGQSGSSQNEHLHQPPPAKEVAKLEDLPVEVFDVEQTFSDIGLRDSVVEGCTHAGFACPTHIQAQLIPMILSGTDVIGQAKTGTGKTAAFGLPMLHLCEREPEFQALILAPTRELALQIATEINDLGMHTPIKAVPIYGGARIGGQADRLKRKPQIVVGTPGRIKDMVDRGLLHFDNVRYMILDEVDRMLDIGFREDIRKILKMCPSATPDENGNRRQTIFVSATLSPEIEKLAKSFMHEPKMLHVQADSLTVQVVKQHHLLVEPWDKRRMLRHLLTHEEPAMTLVFCKLKRKVDELVKYLKEKDIAAEALHGDMSQSRRETIMHKLRRGSLGVLVASDLVSRGIDVEGITHVVNFDLPEDIELYVHRIGRTARAGRDGVAWTFVTPEEGEHLTEIEKLINAEIPRLEYPDFQPGPMPDVVARERAAEEAKKEQAKAKSRLAENELPSKDAADPSKFPGGVVPTKMPGRMMRGKIRGRR; encoded by the coding sequence ATGACCGCTCGTCCGTTGTTTGATTCCGATACATCCGAACATTCAGGCACATCTCCAGCATCGGAAAACGATGCGCCAAAGACAAAGCGCAGGCGTCGTCGCCGCAGCAAAAAGTCCAGCGGTGGACAGTCCGGCTCATCGCAGAACGAACATCTACACCAACCACCACCTGCGAAGGAAGTCGCAAAGCTCGAAGACCTTCCTGTCGAAGTGTTTGATGTCGAGCAGACATTCAGTGACATCGGTCTGCGCGATTCTGTTGTTGAGGGATGCACGCACGCAGGCTTTGCGTGCCCAACGCATATCCAGGCGCAGCTCATCCCCATGATTCTCTCGGGAACCGACGTCATCGGTCAGGCAAAGACCGGCACGGGCAAGACAGCCGCGTTCGGCCTGCCCATGCTCCACTTATGCGAGCGTGAGCCTGAGTTTCAAGCACTCATTCTTGCACCAACGCGCGAGCTCGCACTCCAGATTGCGACCGAGATCAACGACCTCGGCATGCACACACCAATTAAAGCTGTGCCGATCTATGGCGGCGCGCGCATTGGCGGACAGGCCGATCGTCTGAAACGCAAGCCACAGATCGTCGTCGGCACACCGGGACGCATCAAGGATATGGTCGATCGTGGGCTATTGCACTTTGATAATGTGCGCTACATGATCCTCGACGAGGTCGATCGCATGCTCGACATCGGATTCCGCGAGGACATCCGCAAGATTCTGAAGATGTGCCCGTCTGCAACACCCGATGAGAACGGAAATCGCAGGCAGACAATCTTTGTTTCCGCCACACTTTCGCCAGAAATCGAAAAGCTCGCAAAGTCATTCATGCACGAACCGAAGATGCTGCACGTGCAGGCAGATTCGCTCACGGTGCAGGTTGTCAAGCAGCACCATCTTCTGGTCGAGCCGTGGGACAAACGCCGCATGCTGCGCCATCTGCTCACGCACGAAGAGCCCGCAATGACGCTCGTCTTCTGCAAGCTCAAGCGCAAGGTCGATGAACTTGTCAAGTATCTGAAAGAGAAGGACATTGCTGCAGAAGCGCTCCACGGCGACATGAGCCAGTCACGACGTGAAACGATCATGCACAAGCTCCGCCGAGGCTCACTCGGCGTACTGGTCGCGTCGGATCTTGTCTCGCGCGGGATTGATGTCGAGGGTATCACCCACGTCGTGAACTTCGACCTGCCCGAGGACATTGAGCTTTACGTACATCGCATCGGCCGCACAGCGCGCGCCGGGCGCGACGGCGTTGCGTGGACGTTTGTTACGCCCGAAGAGGGTGAGCATCTGACCGAGATCGAAAAACTCATTAATGCTGAGATACCGCGTCTGGAATACCCCGACTTCCAACCCGGCCCAATGCCGGACGTGGTTGCGCGTGAGCGCGCAGCGGAAGAAGCAAAGAAGGAACAGGCAAAGGCGAAGAGTAGACTTGCTGAAAATGAGCTTCCGAGCAAGGATGCAGCCGATCCATCAAAGTTCCCGGGTGGTGTTGTACCAACAAAGATGCCCGGCAGGATGATGCGAGGCAAGATTCGTGGGCGACGTTAA
- a CDS encoding peptide ABC transporter substrate-binding protein produces the protein MVKIAVPFLLLLAVLGVMVVTDKPSPKADFTFINRGDVTTLDFQKMSWMQDLRVARMIGEGLVRHDTFTWEYHIVPGVASSWEISPDQLTYTFHLRDNAKWSNGTPVTAHDFVYSWRRALLPDTAADYTGLFQVIVGAEDFFEWRSRALDGFQAKTVESIDALDDLATTDAPDAAKAIASGIWLHIEQRGLIGESVQGEQIVTLRKELDALTEDFDLVSKDGPTTEAPNRTASRIATEIHERLTSSQALLAPVKSAIAGNPYDAHKLWTWTEQQFHDMVQLHATDDHTLTFTLSEPTPYFLDLCAFAVFFPVYPPLVQRYESVVESTGMLKSESGWTKPPYLITNGPMKLTTWRFKRDMFFERNEHYWDQDLLNVDTMKIVSVDDGNAQVLAFETGSVDWVSDVGPTYKADMLARKMQFYKEHQAEYDALLAAGYDQFEIDRRLPDDDRKNIHAIPAFGTYWYNFNCLPKMQDGRDNPFVDPRVRRAFAMCIDKKEITERVNRIGQPVARTIIPPNSIGGYTSPKGLKCISDATNQDERNAIIAEARALLAEAGYPDPSQFPTVEILFNKDGGHGVIAEAVQRHWIENLGVPVILQLKEIKIFRDDLKKQNFMVSRAGWYGDYGDPTTFLDLSRSTDGNNDRKYNNPHFDGLLDQARKETDPEKRMEILEECERIIMEDDLPMVPLFHYITLYLFDADEMSGLNPHPRTEQNLFMIDMLKDGKGPDVPSTMPLKPVTTEGGEL, from the coding sequence ATGGTCAAGATCGCTGTCCCATTCCTATTGCTGCTCGCAGTGCTTGGTGTAATGGTCGTCACGGACAAACCATCACCCAAGGCCGACTTCACATTCATCAATCGCGGCGACGTCACCACACTCGACTTCCAGAAGATGAGTTGGATGCAGGATCTCCGCGTTGCGCGCATGATCGGCGAGGGGCTTGTCCGCCACGACACGTTCACGTGGGAATACCACATCGTGCCCGGCGTTGCATCGTCTTGGGAGATCTCGCCAGACCAGCTCACCTACACATTCCATCTTCGCGACAACGCGAAATGGTCCAACGGCACACCGGTCACAGCACACGACTTTGTGTACTCATGGCGTCGCGCCCTGCTCCCCGATACCGCTGCCGATTACACCGGGCTCTTCCAGGTCATTGTCGGTGCGGAGGATTTCTTCGAGTGGCGCAGCCGAGCACTCGACGGGTTCCAGGCAAAGACAGTCGAGTCCATCGATGCACTTGATGATCTAGCAACGACAGATGCGCCAGATGCAGCAAAGGCGATTGCCAGCGGAATCTGGCTGCACATTGAGCAGCGCGGTCTCATCGGCGAGAGCGTGCAAGGCGAGCAGATCGTCACACTTCGCAAGGAACTCGATGCACTCACAGAGGACTTCGATCTGGTTTCAAAGGACGGCCCCACAACGGAAGCGCCGAACCGCACCGCATCACGCATCGCAACAGAAATACACGAGCGACTCACATCCTCACAAGCATTGCTTGCTCCTGTCAAATCCGCCATCGCGGGCAATCCCTACGACGCACACAAGCTCTGGACATGGACAGAACAGCAGTTTCACGATATGGTGCAGTTGCACGCAACCGATGATCACACGCTCACATTCACGCTGAGCGAACCAACGCCCTACTTCCTTGATCTGTGCGCGTTCGCTGTCTTCTTTCCCGTGTATCCGCCGCTCGTGCAGCGATATGAATCTGTTGTCGAATCAACCGGCATGCTCAAGAGTGAGTCCGGCTGGACAAAGCCGCCATACCTGATCACTAACGGCCCGATGAAACTCACGACGTGGCGATTCAAGCGGGACATGTTCTTCGAACGCAACGAGCATTACTGGGATCAGGACCTGCTCAACGTCGACACGATGAAGATCGTCTCCGTTGATGATGGCAACGCGCAGGTGCTCGCATTTGAAACAGGCTCTGTCGATTGGGTGAGCGATGTCGGTCCTACCTATAAGGCTGACATGCTCGCACGCAAGATGCAGTTCTACAAGGAGCATCAGGCTGAGTACGACGCGCTCCTGGCCGCCGGGTACGACCAGTTCGAGATCGACCGCAGACTCCCGGACGACGATCGCAAGAACATCCACGCAATCCCAGCGTTTGGGACGTACTGGTACAACTTCAACTGCTTGCCCAAGATGCAGGATGGTCGCGACAACCCGTTTGTTGATCCGCGTGTGCGCAGAGCGTTCGCTATGTGCATCGACAAGAAGGAAATCACTGAGCGCGTCAATCGCATCGGTCAGCCCGTTGCGCGCACAATTATCCCGCCGAACTCGATCGGTGGGTACACCTCGCCCAAGGGGCTCAAGTGCATCTCGGACGCAACGAATCAGGATGAGCGCAACGCGATCATCGCAGAAGCAAGGGCCTTGCTCGCTGAAGCAGGCTATCCGGATCCGTCGCAGTTCCCAACAGTCGAGATCCTGTTCAACAAGGACGGTGGACACGGAGTTATCGCAGAAGCTGTCCAGAGACACTGGATCGAAAACCTCGGCGTGCCCGTCATACTCCAGCTCAAAGAGATCAAGATCTTCCGCGACGATCTGAAGAAGCAGAACTTCATGGTCTCACGCGCCGGCTGGTACGGCGATTACGGCGATCCAACGACATTCCTTGATCTGTCCCGCTCAACCGACGGCAACAACGATCGCAAGTACAACAACCCACACTTTGATGGCCTGCTCGATCAGGCACGCAAGGAAACCGACCCGGAAAAACGCATGGAGATTCTGGAAGAGTGCGAACGCATCATCATGGAAGACGATCTGCCAATGGTGCCCCTGTTCCATTACATCACACTCTACCTGTTTGATGCGGACGAGATGTCCGGGTTGAACCCGCATCCCCGCACAGAGCAGAACCTGTTCATGATCGACATGTTGAAGGACGGCAAAGGGCCAGATGTGCCTTCAACGATGCCACTGAAACCCGTGACAACGGAAGGAGGCGAGCTGTGA
- a CDS encoding ABC transporter permease → MIGLIVRRLIQMPIILLVIYTFTLTLAWAIPGNPLENPEGRRPKPEVEEAMKAQYNLDSFPKFYFSYLYNLTGLKYGIEKVDGTIAKENKAAEEAGLEPRPRYIFDMGPALFYEDWRVNEVISDSLPVSITLGTLAILIALVIGLVAGVVGAIKPNSFADISTLVVALVGISLPSFVIGTLLLLVFGVWMTVLPVGGWGSLPKTILPAVTLSLPFAAYIARLTRMGMLDVLGADYIRTARAKGVAESRVLIKHALKNAFLPVLSYLGPASALAMTGSFVVERVFSVPGMGQHFVNGVQNKDLSLIIGVVLIFATMLILFNLAVDVLYRWIDPRIA, encoded by the coding sequence GTGATTGGACTGATCGTTCGCCGACTCATCCAGATGCCGATCATCCTGCTTGTGATCTACACATTCACACTCACGCTTGCATGGGCGATTCCCGGCAACCCGCTCGAAAACCCCGAGGGTCGTCGACCAAAGCCCGAAGTTGAAGAGGCGATGAAAGCCCAGTACAACCTCGACAGCTTTCCAAAGTTCTATTTCTCCTACCTCTACAACCTGACAGGTCTGAAGTACGGCATTGAAAAAGTCGACGGCACTATTGCGAAGGAGAATAAAGCCGCTGAGGAAGCCGGACTTGAGCCGCGCCCGCGATACATCTTCGACATGGGGCCAGCCCTCTTCTACGAGGACTGGCGTGTGAACGAGGTCATCTCGGACAGTCTGCCCGTGTCGATCACGCTCGGCACGCTCGCCATCCTTATAGCACTTGTCATCGGACTTGTTGCGGGCGTTGTTGGCGCGATCAAGCCGAACTCGTTCGCTGATATCTCCACGCTTGTTGTCGCATTGGTTGGTATCAGCCTTCCCAGCTTTGTCATTGGCACGCTATTGCTGCTGGTCTTTGGTGTCTGGATGACGGTGCTTCCAGTGGGCGGCTGGGGCAGTCTGCCAAAGACCATCCTGCCCGCTGTCACGCTCTCGCTCCCGTTCGCAGCATACATCGCCAGACTCACGCGCATGGGCATGCTGGATGTGCTCGGCGCAGACTACATCCGCACCGCACGCGCCAAGGGCGTTGCCGAATCGCGCGTTCTCATCAAGCACGCACTCAAGAATGCGTTCCTTCCCGTGCTGTCGTATCTCGGCCCCGCGTCTGCACTCGCGATGACGGGCTCCTTCGTTGTCGAGCGCGTCTTCTCTGTCCCGGGCATGGGCCAGCACTTTGTCAATGGCGTACAGAACAAGGACCTGTCCTTGATCATCGGCGTGGTGCTGATCTTCGCAACGATGCTGATCCTGTTTAATCTCGCGGTGGATGTGCTGTACCGCTGGATCGATCCGCGGATCGCGTAA